One window of the Montipora foliosa isolate CH-2021 chromosome 4, ASM3666993v2, whole genome shotgun sequence genome contains the following:
- the LOC138000405 gene encoding transcription initiation factor TFIID subunit 3-like encodes MCDGFNHGALQIAVAQICQSMGWDALQKSTHDLLTDVLQKYLEEIAKSAHGYCQLYSRTEPNLDDLNQAFQDVGVCLHELEDFVSQVDQVPFIHQLPRFPKPKPCSLHHPRNGEFAERLEQYYDYLPPLVSKLLQNEDEEKAAREDTESADDAREQGPTEGFVRSEIKTVGEETSNSQVAVKRPHDSPLALENEAKKRRVDLPFLPKANRGNEMDILDALQGNLSSPSPTPSPDIWSTGKTFELPPTSGPPQVTAANSAAIAAPSKSSKKTTVTEKKEVVAEKPLVKQEIVEPKSSPRKKVKASKNETSPVAKSASPVITSPPTHTKKESPSVVKSPLGKKKKPSTPKTPVKVKTKTTPKKGKKSADKLNTPEIKSPPSIKSPPTKKAPASRKENIAAKEGMPKLIIKPIIKKENNKEPQSSFPEFLPPGEVLKPENSEQKKTKAKDGTLKKKKTKKEKEGAVPVFKAEVNEPEAPSTSEGLQKFSLAEFAIAKPVAPAGEIYTEHGMEHKKKKKKRKEKEKDKEKKKEKSKKVKTDHTEPLQTSLFTAPPIPRITVKLDPPSQSTASASKATIKAETSAVSLGTTGNQVVGSSSPSSPRLSDKQEPVGVTSPAPKLTIKNEPLKRTVVAQTVSTTVVHGYSKEYFCPVCGDPDDGSFMIGCDGCDEWYHGRCVGILDDPGNDWFCSSCLAKKDNDSKDKPKKKKKKKSKDKGK; translated from the exons ATGTGTGACGGTTTTAACCATGGCGCTTTGCAAATTGCTGTGGCCCAGATTTGCCAGTCCATGGGCTGGGATGCGCTTCAAAAGTCAACACACGACCTGCTTACCGACGTCTTACAAAAGTATCTTGAAGAGATAGCAAAGTCAGCGCATGGATACTGCCAGCTTT ATTCTCGAACAGAACCAAATCTAGATGACCTGAACCAAGCCTTCCAAGACGTTGGTGTCTGTCTGCATGAACTGGAAGACTTTGTCAGCCAGGTAGACCAAGTTCCGTTTATACACCAGTTGCCACGGTTCCCCAAGCCCAAACCTTGTTCCCTTCATCATCCGCGTAATGGAGAGTTCGCTGAGAGACTGGAGCAGTACTATGACTACCTGCCTCCGCTCGTCTCGAAGCTTCTTCAAAACGAAG ATGAAGAAAAAGCAGCAAGAGAAGATACAGAATCAGCAGATGATGCTAGAGAACAAGGACCCACAGAAGGGTTTGTAAGGAGTGAAATTAAAACAGTTGGTGAGGAAACGTCGAATTCACAAGTAGCTGTGAAAAGACCTCATGATTCCCCACTTGCCTTGGAAAATGAAGCTAAGAAACGTCGAGTTGACCTTCCTTTTCTACCAAAAGCAAACAGGGGAAATGAAATGGACATTTTGGATGCACTGCAAGGGAACTTATCGTCGCCGTCACCAACTCCTTCACCTGACATATGGAGCACAGGAAAGACATTTGAACTTCCTCCGACATCTGGACCACCCCAAGTTACAGCTGCCAATTCTGCTGCAATTGCGGCTCCTTCAAAATCTAGCAAAAAAACTACTGTAACAGAGAAAAAGGAGGTGGTTGCAGAAAAACCACTTGTAAAACAAGAAATTGTCGAACCCAAGTCAAGTCCAAGGAAGAAAGTTAAGGCTTCCAAAAATGAAACTAGTCCTGTAGCAAAATCAGCCTCGCCAGTAATAACTTCTCCACcaacacatacaaagaaagaaTCACCATCTGTTGTTAAGTCTCCCTTGGGAAAGAAGAAGAAGCCTTCAACTCCCAAGACCccagtaaaagtgaaaacaaaaactacaccaaagaaaggaaaaaagtcaGCAGATAAACTAAATACGCCTGAAATAAAGTCCCCACCAAGTATAAAATCCCCACCTACAAAGAAAGCACCAGCGTctagaaaagaaaatattgcaGCAAAAGAAGGAATGCCAAAGCTGATTATCAAACCAATTATTAAGAAAGAGAACAATAAAGAACCCCAGTCTTCATTTCCAGAATTCTTGCCTCCTGGTGAGGTGTTGAAACCAGAAAACTCGGAACAGAAGAAAACCAAAGCAAAAGATGGTactttgaagaaaaagaaaacaaaaaaagagaaagaaggaGCAGTTCCAGTATTTAAAGCAGAAGTTAATGAACCAGAAGCACCGTCGACCAGTGAAGGACTGCagaagttttccttggcagAATTTGCAATTGCAAAGCCTGTTGCTCCTGCTGGAGAGATTTACACAGAGCATGGAATGGAgcacaagaagaaaaagaagaaaagaaaggaaaaagagaaagacaaggaaaagaaaaaggagaaaagcaAAAAG GTTAAGACCGATCATACAGAACCCCTGCAGACTTCTTTATTCACTGCTCCTCCTATTCCACGCATCACTGTAAAACTGGATCCTCCGTCCCAGTCTACTGCTTCAGCAAGCAAGGCAACAATCAAGGCAGAGACTTCAGCAGT GTCTCTTGGAACAACGGGTAATCAAGTGGTAGGAAGCTCAAGTCCTTCTTCTCCAAGGCTATCAGACAAACAAGAGCCTGTTGGTGTCACATCTCCAGCACCAAAACTAACCATCAAGAATGAACCACTGAAGAGAACGGTTGTGGCACAGACAGTTTCAACCACtgttgtacat GGTTACAGCAAGGAGTATTTTTGTCCTGTATGTGGGGACCCTGATGATGGTAGTTTTATGATCGGCTGTGACGGCTGTGATGAATGGTATCACGG GAGATGTGTTGGAATTTTAGATGATCCCGGCAATGATTGGTTCTGTTCCTCTTGTCTCGCAAAGAAAGACAACGACAGTAAAGAcaagccaaagaaaaagaaaaagaagaaaagtaaGGACAAGGGAAAATGA